A window of Rhododendron vialii isolate Sample 1 chromosome 11a, ASM3025357v1 genomic DNA:
ATTAGAATGGGGAAAGATAAATATCCCCAGGATATTTTGCAATATAAGGCACAAGAAAAATTATCACATGCAAGCGGAATCACATCCTAACTTATGCTCTGACCAATAGCATTTAGTTAAATACCCATCAATTATGAATAAACCCCATAAACACATATTTAAttaaaatatgagtttaaaAATACTAAATATCCGAGATGGGTATTACATTCCCGTTGTTTTCTATAGGTGTGGCTTTTTCAGAAACTAAGGGTATGGGATGCGCCAGAGCGGCTTCCCTATAGTTCAGACCACTGCATGGAGCATCATATGACTAGACAGTTTACAATTGAGGCTGCTTGGATGGCATGGATGAAGACTTGCAAGGGTGACCGGATCTAATGGGTATGTCCCTAGTATGGTGTTGAAAGCATGACTGTAAGCACAATGAACCATTTCAATATTGCAGTGATTGGTATTACTCAGGTCACCTTCTACTTTCCTGTTCGTTTTCAAAGATAGTTTGGGCCTGAACAAGCCAAAGTCTTGGGTTACCATGAGTATGCTACTTCCAAAGTCCATTATGCTAACTTTCGTCGCACTGTGCTTCGTCTATGGCCGAATCAAGTGATGCAAGATGTTGCTGAGAACTTTGCTAACAAGCTATCTAGTTTGTACAAACGTTGGTTGGAGAAAAACCTTTTGGAAGACAAAAGTGCAAAGAGAAGGAAGACCTAAAGATTGACACATTGCTTATGTTTAAAAAGATGTTCTTTTCCATGTTTGATTCTATCTTTCATAGATCAAGAATTGTTTAAGCTTGTTTTGCCTTTTTTCTTTAGAAATAATAAAACACTGGTTAAAAATGCCTTTGCCATGGTTTGATAGTGAGTATGCTTAGGATAGACCAGAAATTCAGAAGTAGTAGTGATAGCAGTGGCCAAATCTCAATCTAGAGATTGCCTACATATCTCATGGAGGGAATTAAGCCATGAACGTAGTTCCAAAAagagatttgttttgtttgtttttttttagctagggttcactcgagtattttcctctccttttatgctcttgattttgcctaaaactgcccttgcgggttttcagTCTAGCGAGCTCTTTATTTATGCCTTGGTTTTTGCCTAAGCCGCCCTTGCGGATTTTCGACCTAGCAagctgctctaatttttgcttgaatCCGCCCACCTTTGTGGTTTTTGGCCCAACGAGCGTCTCTCAGGGGTAATACTTCCTCAGCTTGTCAATGTTGACCGGTGTTGTGAATTCCAACCTATCCAAATCTGCAATGTATGCTGCTCCTCCAAACAATATACGTTTGACGAAGTAGGGTCCTCCCCAATTTGGTTTAAACTTGCCTCTTGGGTCTGAAATGTGGCGATGGATTGCTTTGAGCACCATATCTCCCACCTTGATGTCACTTGGCTTCAcatttttgttgaatgctctCGCAATGCGGCATTGATACCCTTGTACGTGGTATAACGCTCTCAATCTTCTTTCATCCAATAATGCCAACTCGTCGTAGCGGTTTTGAACCCAATCGTCTTCGATCATTTCAATCTCAGCCAAAACCCTTAGTGAGGGCAGTTTTGATAGGCAGGACACCTTCCATCCCATAAACCAAGGAATAAGGAGTAGCCCCAGCTGAAGTCCTTTCAGTTGTTCGATAACCCCATAGCGCTAGAGGTAGTATTTCGATCTGGCCAATCCGTGTAGGTGTTGGTAGTCTTTGGTAGAatcctttttatgtttttgtttgcagCCTCAACTGCCCCATTGGTTTGAGGCTGATAAGTAGATGTTCGATGATTCTGTATGCCAAACtcaatgaaaagcttctttGTTGCCCCTTTGAAGTGAGATCCGTTGTCACAGATGATCTCATGAGGTACACCACaccgatagatgatgttggTGCGGATGAACTTGGCTACATGAGTAGCTTTAAGGGTAGCATAAGAAGCTAGTtctacccatttggtgaagtagtcgACGGCCACGAGGATAAACTGATGCTTGTACTTTCCCTTTGGTTTTATACTTCCAATGACATCCATCCCCCAGGTGGAAAATGGCCAAGGGGATGTCATGCTATATATTTCTGTAGGGGGAATGTGCATGCGATCAGCGTGAGTTTGGCATTTGTAACATTGGCAGACATAATCAGCGCAATTAGCCTCCATTGTAGTCCAGTAGTATCCCTGGCGTAAGATCTTCTTCGCCATTATTGCCCCACTCATGTGCGGCCCACAGATTCCTTCATGTATTTCCTCCATTATCTTGTGACTTTCTTCTGTTATGATACAAAAGTTGATTGGGGCCCAGATGAACTCTTCGATACAGTGCTCCTCCATAGGCTACAAATCGGACGACAAATTTCCATAGGGCCATCTTGTCCTTCAAGGTGCATTTGGAGGGATACTCTCCCTCTTCCAAGAATTTCCTCACATCTTCATACCATGGTTTTCCATTGTCCTCACCTTCTTCAGTGAAGGTGCATTCGCATGCTGGTTTGACCTTCTGCTCGATCATGAGAGGCCGCATTGTGAATCCCAAGGGTATCTTGACCATGGAGGCCAATGTCACCAGTGCATCTACAAACCTATTACTCACTCGTGGAGTGTGTGTGAAGATAATAGAGTCGAATTGTGGAATTAGAGCTTCTAGCACAGAGTGGTATAGTTTCAGCATGTCTTCTTTGACCTTCCAGTCTCCTTTTGCTTGGGGTACCACtaggtttgaatctccaatgACTTCTAACCTTTTTGCCCCTAGTTCTAGGGCTGCCCCCATTCCAGCTATGCaggcttcgtactcagcttggttgttggTGACTTCAAACCTCAGTTTATATGACAGAGGGATATGAGAGTTGTTTGGGGAAACTTGCAATAACCCTATGCCATATCCACATTGGTTCAATGCTCCATCAAAGTAAAGCTGCCAGGTGTCGTTTAGGAGACATAAGATGTCTTCGTCGAGAAACATGAAGTCTTCTGCTTCGGCCTCTGTCACAAGATGATCTGTCAAGAATTCTGCTATAGCCCTTCCTTTCACTAATTTCCTTGTCATGTATTTGAGGTCAAACTCTGCTAGCAACAACCATCTAGCCAGCTTACCAATAAGTGTTGTCTTCTCGAAAAGATATTTGACTGGGTCTAAATGAGAAACCGGGACTACCAGATGTGCTAACAGGTAATGCCTTAGtttctttgtggcccatacTAGCCCCCAGCAGGTTTTCTCCAAGGGAGTGTACCTTGTTTCATAGTCCATCGTCTTTTTGCTAAGGTAGTATATGGCGCACTACACTTTGGCATCCTTTTCTTGCGCTAGCATACATCCCATGGATGTGTCTGTTACTGAGAGATACAGAATCAATGGTTTTCCAGGGATGGGTGGTGATAACACAGGCGGATTCTGAAGGTACTCTTTGATTGATTCGAATGCTTGTTGGCAGTCTTGGTTCCACTCAAAATCTGTATCCTTCCACTACAAGAGAATATGCTATTTGCGTCGACCTATTTGCGTCGGCAGGAACACTTTTTGCGACGGGACCTGTTTTTTGCGTCGGCAATGCGTCGGCATTTGAGAGGACGAAAATGGTGGGGTCTCAAAAAGTTTTTTGCGTCGGCATGTGCCGTCGCATAGTATATGCGTCAGCAAGCACTGTcgctaataatttttttgcgtCAGCATTCTTCCCGActcaagaaaattgaaaaaatataatcATTCGCATCGGGTGGCCTGGCCGTCGCAAATAACACTTTTTTCGTCGGCTTATGCCGTCGCAAATACTATCTTTTGCATCGGGATACATGCagtcgcaaaaaaaaaaaaaaaaaaaaaattccctttttgGCTTCAGGTACAGCCGGTTGCAAAACCTGTTGCTATTTACCTCCAATGTCATGAAAAACAATATTCATTCAACCTCATTCTCATATAGAACCAATTAACCATTCGCTCATTCATATCAAAATTAACTCAGTCATTCATtcaatcccaaaaaaaatcataattgaTTGCCCAAGATAATATAATATGTTTATTAGATATGAAAGAACAACATAGACTACAAATCCTAAATTCAACCTAGCAATTTTAGATCAATCAATACAATGCAACATAAGTGGACTCCATTCCATCATCTCAATGGTTGCACCTCTAAATCTTCTTCGAGCACCTGAAAAGGAATAGAAGAATGAGATATGTGCAACACATAAAACACAAGTTAGCATAAGTAAACTTCAATTTTAGACTTCTCTAACAAAATTCAGCAATTCAAACCTTAACCAGACAATTGTAACATGTTAAGTAAAAAATCAAAGTTTGTATATTCTAACTTCTAAGTGCAAGATCATATAATAAATCTATAACCCCATACACATCACTTACATCAAACGGCATTGGGTCCAGTTTACAAGAAGATGAATATAATTCACGCAAAATCAAAAGAGCCATAGAATGAATAACTTTTCACTTTCTCCCGACCACGTCATCATCAATGCCCAATAGGCCAAAATGAACATGGTTAAATAATCCCAATTTGTGGATGCTAGTTTAAGCAAATACTTTAACCTCTACATTAGAAAAAGGGCTGAAAACTTCTAGGCATGGCTTATCAAAGGGATTTCTCACAACATGCTATAGCTACATTCCATTCAAGCAATAAAAGGGATTTTCCACAATATGCTATATCTACATTCCATCCAAGCTACCCCAAGTCAGTCTCGTAACAgtttttttcaccttttttaTCCCCCTCTCTGAATTGAATCTCAAGTTAAAgacttcaaaaaattgaatcaatGAACATTGGTTAAACTAATGATAATGTAACTCCAAGCTGAGATACCTCCAGACATGCTATAGCTACATTCCATTCAAGCAATAAAAGGGATTTCCCACAATATGCTATATCTACATTCCATTCAAGCTACCCCAAGTCAGTCTCATAACAGTTTTTCTCACCTTTTTTATCCCCCTCTCTGAATTGAATCTCAAGTTAAAgacttcaaaaaattgaatcaatGAACATTGGTTAAACTAACGATAATGTAACTCTAAACTGAGATACCTCCAGACATAATTAAGTCCAGCTACACAAAATTGGTCCTGGTCCTGCAATATTAGAATAAGTAATTTGTAATTGTGTCTTGAATAATGCGCCACGGAATGGCAGAGATCTGTCTAAGGGAAATAATGTGCAGTATGGTACACCATGTGTGTAATAACTAAGGAGCATGGCTCCCATGTATGGCTTTTATTATTCTGTAATGTGTAAGCCTTATATAAGGCACATTTGTACGCCTGTTATGTCGGtgaagaaaaatccaaaaacagtCCCTTCCTTTTAGTCTCTCTCATGCTCTTCTctcattctttaaaaaattacttatctTGTCTCCCCTTGGCCTCATACACCAGTCGGTGTATCACCCAAAATTCACCTTGTCCTTTACCAAAAATCCACCTAAATATTTTGCACCCAACATatttttggtatcagagcctaacCCCTTTTCCTTATACTCCATTCCTTTGTCATACTCATGGCATCAACTCAAAATAATGCCATGTTTAACTATGCTTCAAATATGATACCCATATTTGATGGCAAAAGCTACAGTTATTGGAGCATTCAAATGAAAACTCTCTTCGTTTCCCAAGACCTATGGTAAATTGTTGAGGATGGTTTTGCAGTCCCAGAAAGTGTGAGGTCTTGCCAACTTGGACACAAGCCAAACAAAAGGAGTACAAGGAGAACGTGAGAAAAGATGCCAGAGCTTTTCTCAACATACAACAGGGGGTAAGCAAATCTATTCTCCCCAGAATCATTAGTGCAAAATTTTCTAAAGAGGCCTGGGATATTTTGAAATCTGAATTCAAAGGTTCTGAAAAAGTGATCTCCATCAACCTCCAAACTTTATGGTGTGATTTTGATAATCTTGCcatgaaagaaaatgagacCATTCGACCATTCTCAACAAAAGTTGCGGAATTAACAAATCAAATTAGAGGTTACGGAGATACCATTGCACACACCATGATGCACAGCAAACATGGTACCTGGACAACAGCTGCAGCAACCACATGACTGGAGACTTGAAGTTCTTTCCTCAAATGGATAGTCAATTTGCTTCCCAAGTCAAAATGGGAGATGGGAAGGAGCATCCAGTAAAAGGCAAAGGAAGGCAAAGGAACCGTTGTCGTAAAAACCAAGGGAGGTAACTCTAAGATAATTGATGATGTCTTATATGTTCCTGGTTTAACTCAAAATTTATTGAGTGTTGGGCAACTAATTCAAAAGGAGTATACTGTAAACTTCAATGGGGATGAGTGCAAGATAAGggacaaaaataatttgttgGTGGCTAATGTAAAAATGCCACACAACAAAATATTTCCCCTCCCTATGCCCTTGGATGAGAACTGATCGTGGAGGAGAATTCTTATCCAAAGAATTCATAAGCCACTGCAACAATGAAGGAATCAAACGTCAGCTCACAATCCGTTacactcctcaacaaaatggtgtagccGAAAGGAAGAACCGTATGATTGTCGAGATGGCGCGGAGCATGCTCAAAGCAAAAGGCCTTCCTAACAATTTATGGGCCGAAGCCGTAAACACGGCAGTTTTCATCCTCAATCGGTCCCCAACAAAAGCAGTCATCAACAAAACTCCTTGTGAAGCTTGGCACAATAGCAAGCCGGtggtaaattttttaaaagtctTTGGATGCATTGCCTACTCTCACGTTCCTTCTCAAAAAAGGGACAAATTTGATGAAAAGGGAGAAAAGTACATTTTCATTGGCTATAGTGATGAATCAAAAGGCTATCGACTTTTTGATCCAAAACTCAACAAGTTGGTGACTTCCA
This region includes:
- the LOC131306756 gene encoding uncharacterized protein LOC131306756 gives rise to the protein MDYETRYTPLEKTCWGLVWATKKLRHYLLAHLVVPVSHLDPVKYLFEKTTLIGKLARWLLLAEFDLKYMTRKLVKGRAIAEFLTDHLVTEAEAEDFMFLDEDILCLLNDTWQLYFDGALNQCGYGIGLLQVSPNNSHIPLSYKLRFEVTNNQAEYEACIAGMGAALELGAKRLEVIGDSNLVVPQAKGDWKVKEDMLKLYHSVLEALIPQFDSIIFTHTPRVSNRFVDALVTLASMVKIPLGFTMRPLMIEQKVKPACECTFTEEGEDNGKPWYEDVRKFLEEGEYPSKCTLKDKMALWKFVVRFVAYGGALYRRVHLGPNQLLYHNRRKSQDNGGNT